The following coding sequences are from one Rutidosis leptorrhynchoides isolate AG116_Rl617_1_P2 chromosome 11, CSIRO_AGI_Rlap_v1, whole genome shotgun sequence window:
- the LOC139877770 gene encoding probable protein phosphatase 2C 51 encodes MPISKIVALSAEILILFSRLIYAVDSSCMIAYNDGGAPAVLQSLECTTAIQWVESFKKSTKDCDFASLQGHRQYQEDRVTCIHNIKLPLIGKGTKSDAKVDLLAIFDGHGGSEASEMAKQYLLGFFLVHVIANAIKNASNLENHNDLLNVVQGSRGHLIEIDDNSIHEIFKYSLLGAIRDIDRKFSLEAVENRYSSGSTASVALLLNNEELIVANVGDSKVILCAGSAEELTNDHHPDRDDERARIEQAGGYVLDWDVPRVNGILAVSRAIGDVSLKRYGVISEPELVGWLNITAKDRYLAVVSDGVFESLTPENVCQLVDDADVEENARAYDRIPFLPSFSMAYRVVKTALQKGSTDNLSAIVVPLALATDEVLVHKDEL; translated from the exons ATGCCAATATCAAAAATTGTGGCTTTATCTGCCGAAATATTAATTCTTTTTTCAAGATTAATATACGCCGTTGATTCTTCTTGTATGATTGCTTACAATGATGGTGGGGCCCCTGCTGTTCTTCAATCTTTAGAATGTACAACTGCAATTCAATGGGTCGAATCTTTTAAAAAGTCAACGAAAGATTGTGACTTTGCAAGTCTTCAAGGGCATAGGCAATACCAAGAGGATCGTGTTACCTGTATACATAACATAAAATTACCTTTAATCG GAAAAGGTACAAAGAGTGATGCTAAGGTCGATTTACTTGCAATATTCGACGGTCATGGAGGATCAGAAGCTAGTGAAATGGCCAAACAATATTTGTTAGGCTTCTTTCTTGTTCATGTTATCGCGAATGCAATCAAGAATGCTTCAAATCTTGAAAATCACAATGATTTACTCAATGTGGTACAAGG TTCGCGTGGACATTTAATAGAAATTGATGATAATTCCATACATGAAATCTTCAAATATTCGTTATTGGGAGCAATTCGCGATATTGATCGGAAATTTTCATTG GAAGCGGTTGAAAATCGTTATAGTTCGGGTTCTACCGCCAGCGTTGCACTTTTATTGAACAATGAAGAATTGATAGTTGCCAATGTAGGTGATTCCAAAGTCATCTTATGTGCAG GATCTGCGGAGGAGTTGACTAATGATCATCATCCAGATAGAGATGATGAACGAGCGCGAATAGAACAAGCTGGTGGTTACGTTCTTGATTGGGATGTACCACGAGTTAATGGCATACTAGCCGTGTCTCGAGCCATTGGTGACGTTTCATTGAAAAG GTACGGCGTGATTTCCGAACCAGAATTGGTTGGTTGGCTAAACATAACTGCTAAAGATCGATATTTGGCGGTGGTAAGCGATGGTGTTTTCGAGAGTTTGACTCCTGAAAATGTCTGTCAACTTGTTGATGATGCAGATGTTGAAGAAAACGCAAGAGCGTATGATAGAATTCCCTTTTTACCCTCGTTTTCAATGGCGTACCGCGTAGTAAAGACGGCATTACAGAAGGGTAGTACTGACAATTTAAGTGCTATTGTGGTTCCATTGGCTCTAGCAACTGATGAGGTTCTAGTGCACAAGGATGAGTTGTGA